The Brasilonema sennae CENA114 genome includes a region encoding these proteins:
- the dapB gene encoding 4-hydroxy-tetrahydrodipicolinate reductase, whose translation MANQTPIPVVVIGAAGKMGREVIKAVTQAADMNLVGAIDTTAEYQGQDAGELAGLSEPLEIPITNQLEPMLAFASQGKQLGVMVDFTHPSSVYDNVRSAIAYGLRPVVGTTGLSPEQIQDLAEFADKASTGCLIIPNFSIGMVLLQQAAVAASQHFDHVEIIELHHNQKADAPSGTAIQTAQMLAEIGKTYNQSLVEETEKLPGARGSQAEEGVRIHSVRLPGLIAHQEVIFGAAGQIYTLRHDTSDRACYMPGVLLAIRKVLQLKSLVYGLEKIL comes from the coding sequence ATGGCGAATCAAACTCCAATCCCTGTTGTTGTCATTGGTGCTGCGGGCAAAATGGGTCGCGAGGTCATCAAAGCGGTGACGCAAGCAGCAGATATGAATCTTGTAGGTGCGATTGATACAACAGCTGAATATCAAGGTCAGGATGCAGGGGAACTGGCGGGTTTAAGTGAACCTTTGGAAATTCCAATTACCAATCAATTGGAACCGATGCTGGCGTTTGCATCTCAAGGAAAACAGCTAGGGGTGATGGTAGATTTTACGCATCCGAGTTCAGTGTATGACAATGTTCGTAGTGCGATCGCCTATGGTCTTCGTCCGGTTGTGGGTACCACTGGCTTAAGTCCAGAACAAATTCAAGATTTAGCAGAATTTGCTGATAAGGCAAGTACGGGGTGTTTAATTATTCCCAACTTTTCTATTGGTATGGTACTACTCCAACAAGCAGCAGTTGCGGCTTCTCAACATTTCGACCACGTGGAAATTATTGAACTGCATCACAACCAAAAAGCTGATGCCCCCAGCGGGACAGCAATTCAAACTGCTCAGATGTTAGCAGAAATAGGTAAAACATATAACCAGTCTCTTGTGGAAGAAACGGAGAAATTACCAGGAGCACGAGGTAGTCAAGCCGAGGAAGGCGTTAGAATTCATAGTGTGCGTTTACCAGGACTGATTGCGCATCAAGAAGTTATTTTTGGTGCAGCGGGTCAAATTTATACTTTGAGACATGATACGAGCGATCGCGCTTGCTATATGCCAGGAGTATTACTAGCAATTCGCAAAGTCCTCCAGTTAAAGTCGTTAGTATATGGATTAGAAAAAATTCTTTAA